In one window of Azoarcus olearius DNA:
- a CDS encoding MaoC family dehydratase has translation MTETPPQRGAPLYLDDLQVGLRFGSGTHPIDAQQITAFADSFDPQPFHLDHEAAQDTLFGGLAASGWHTAAITMRLLVEGGLPIAGGIIGAGAEVTWPRPTRPGDVLQVDSEVLEITPSRSKPDRGIVTLRSETRNQRGEILQVLTSRLVVPRRPLNG, from the coding sequence ATGACCGAGACCCCACCGCAGCGAGGAGCGCCGCTGTATCTGGACGACCTGCAGGTTGGTCTGCGCTTCGGCAGCGGCACCCATCCGATTGACGCCCAGCAGATCACCGCTTTCGCGGACAGCTTCGATCCGCAGCCTTTCCATCTGGATCACGAGGCCGCGCAGGACACCTTGTTCGGGGGACTTGCGGCAAGTGGCTGGCACACGGCCGCGATCACCATGCGCTTGCTCGTGGAGGGTGGGCTGCCGATTGCCGGCGGCATCATCGGCGCCGGGGCAGAGGTCACCTGGCCGAGGCCGACGCGTCCCGGGGATGTGCTGCAGGTCGACAGCGAAGTGCTCGAAATCACCCCGTCGCGATCCAAGCCGGACAGGGGCATCGTCACGCTCCGTAGCGAAACCCGCAACCAGCGCGGCGAAATCCTGCAGGTGCTGACCTCCCGCCTGGTCGTGCCACGTCGTCCGCTGAATGGATAG
- a CDS encoding ketopantoate reductase family protein produces MDSSRQREAFSTDVLRAAPYPVAIIGAGALGLSLASRLIRSGPVALVASNADAAQRLRAGVRVGAVVERFDGFAAPRLPQADWVVVVVKAGDTRDALRSALAMRPRGVLSLQNGLLDLEPAGTGTCVAQGVTTMGAFRTDEGVMPVSDGETLMPQGFEPLAALFQQAGLPARIEVAMQAARLAKLLVNVVLNPLTAVFRVRTGELLAAPYMNHVEALVAEAWPVLRAAGLMLEFDEARAKVWSVVRSTADNRTSMLQDVLAGRRTEREAITGAFLRLADGNGAAVPTHRALHTLLGQIDADRC; encoded by the coding sequence ATGGATAGCTCGCGACAGCGGGAGGCCTTCTCCACCGACGTGCTGCGGGCGGCGCCCTACCCGGTTGCCATCATCGGCGCCGGAGCGCTCGGCCTGTCACTGGCGTCCCGCCTCATCCGCTCTGGTCCGGTGGCGCTCGTCGCTTCCAATGCGGATGCCGCGCAGCGGCTTCGCGCCGGCGTGCGAGTGGGCGCCGTCGTCGAGCGTTTCGACGGCTTCGCGGCGCCACGGCTGCCGCAGGCCGACTGGGTCGTCGTGGTGGTCAAGGCAGGCGACACCCGCGACGCGCTGCGTTCGGCCTTGGCCATGCGGCCGCGTGGTGTGCTTTCGCTGCAGAACGGATTGCTCGACCTCGAACCGGCGGGAACGGGCACCTGCGTTGCCCAGGGCGTCACGACCATGGGAGCGTTTCGCACCGATGAGGGCGTGATGCCGGTGAGCGACGGGGAAACCTTGATGCCGCAGGGCTTCGAACCGCTTGCCGCGCTGTTCCAGCAGGCCGGGCTTCCCGCGCGCATCGAAGTGGCCATGCAGGCCGCACGTCTGGCGAAACTGCTGGTGAACGTGGTTCTCAACCCGCTGACGGCAGTGTTCCGGGTGCGCACGGGCGAGCTACTGGCTGCACCGTATATGAACCATGTCGAGGCCTTGGTCGCCGAAGCCTGGCCGGTATTGAGGGCAGCGGGCCTGATGCTGGAGTTCGACGAGGCCCGGGCGAAGGTCTGGAGTGTGGTTCGCAGTACCGCCGACAACCGCACCAGCATGCTGCAGGACGTCCTCGCTGGTCGGCGTACCGAGCGTGAGGCCATCACCGGCGCCTTCCTGCGTCTTGCCGACGGGAATGGGGCCGCCGTTCCCACCCACCGCGCGCTTCATACCCTCCTCGGGCAGATCGACGCCGACCGCTGCTGA